GAGAACCCGCAGTTCGCGCGGTGGGTCACGCAGCGCGTCCCCGTCGACGAGGTGCCCGGTGCGATCGCGAACCTGATCGAGAGCTTCGCCGCCGAGCGAGAGGCGGGCGAGTCGTTCCGAGCGTTCGTCGCTCGCCACGACGACGACGCGTTAGACGCGCTCGTCGACCCCGAAGAGACCGACTACGAGGACCCGATGATGCACAACACCAAACGCACCTGGTACCCGTACGCCGAGGACGACGCCATCGAGGACGCGCCGGCGACGCCGGCGGACGACTGACGATGCGGGGTCCGAGCCGGGGGCTGCGATGAGCAACCGACTGCTCCGCGTGAACGCGTACACGACCCTCGACCTCGTCGACGGCCGGGTCCGCGCCCACGAGTTCGAGTCCGACGCGCCGGGCGTCGTGAACGTCACCGCGCCGCGCGAGGCGCCCGAACAGGTGACACTCCAGGTCGAACTCGACGACACGGCGGTCGACGGCCTCCCCGCCCACGCCGACGAGATCGACCTCTCGCCCGCGCAGGCGCGGACGCTCGCCGAGGCGCTACAGTCGACGGCGGACCGCGTCGAGGCCGCACAACGCGGCGACTCCTTATAAGCGAACTGTGCGGTGGCGCCGGCGTCAGACCGCCGGCTGCAAGAGGTGCATCGCGCCTCTCTGCGTGCCGGCGAGCGCGCAGACCCCCGAGAGACGGGCGTCACGCCGCCGTCCATTTATAAGCGATCGAGAGCGGTGTCGAGGGCAACCCCTTATAAATCCAGTCCACGGATCGCGACGCTCCCCTCGTCGCCCTCCTCCACGTGCCCGATCACGCGCCCGTCCGTCTCCGCAGCCAGCGACTCGGCGGCTTCGGGGTCGAGCGCCGCGACGAAGCCGGTTCCCATGTTGAACGTGCGGTGCATCTCCTCGTCGGAGACGCTCCCTTCGGCCTGGACGAACTCGAAGACGGGCTGGGGGTCGAAGGCGTCGTCGACGACGTACCGGTTCGCGCCGAGCCGCGTCAGGTTCGTCCAGCCGCCGCCGGTGACGTGGGCCGCGCCGTTGACGCCGTGGTCGCGCATCGGGTCGAGCAGGTCGGTGTAGATCCGCGTCGGCTCCAAGAGCGCCTCGCCGACCGTCTCGTACCCGTCGAACAGGCACGGGTCGGTGTACGCGTGGTCGCGGGTCGCGGCTTCGCGCGCGAGCGTGAGCCCGTTCGAGTGGATCCCCGACGAGCGCCACCCGACGAGCGCGTCGCCCGGCTTCGCCGCGCCGTCGAAGACGGCGCCCTTCGCGGCGAGTCCCGCGCAGGTCCCCGCCAGATCGAGTCCCGAGATCACGTCTGGCATCACCGCGGTCTCGCCGCCGACGAGTTCCATGTCCGCGAGTTCGGCGCCGCGCGCCAGCCCGTCGCCGACCTGTTCGGCGAACTGCTCGTCCGGCTCGTCGACCGCGAGGTAGTCGACGAAGGCGACGGGGCGCACCCCGGCGGCGACCAGATCGTTGACGTTCATCGCGATACAGTCGATCCCGACGGTCGAGTAGTCACCGAGAGCCTCGGCGACGAGCAGCTTCGTCCCCACGCCGTCAGTCGCGAGCGCGAGGTAGCGGTCGCCGATGTCGAGCAAGCCGGCGTAGTCGCCCTCGGCCTCGCCGACCGCGCCGATCAGCGCGGCGGTTGCCGCCTCACTGGCGTCGATGTCGACGCCGGCGTCCGCGTAAGTGAGTTCGTCGCCGTCGCGTGCGTCGTCGTCCTCGCCCTCGGTCATGTGTGTCGAGGGACGCCGGCGGAGCAAAAACGCACCGTTACGGCCGGGAGCGCGTCGAGCGTCGAGCCGCCTCAGAACGGCCCGCCGAATCCGAGCCCGCCCACGAACACCAACCCGACGGTCAAAAGCACGGAGAGGGCGAAGAAGCCGGCCCACACCGGCTTGCTCCACTTCATGACGGTCTTCCCGTCGAGGGGGCCGTACGGGATCAGGTTAAACGCGGCGAGGAAGACGTTGATCGCGATGCCCCGCGAGCCGATCAGGGTGACGACCGGGCTTCCGATCACGGGCCCGACGACA
This genomic window from Halorubrum sp. PV6 contains:
- a CDS encoding DUF6360 family protein yields the protein MSNRLLRVNAYTTLDLVDGRVRAHEFESDAPGVVNVTAPREAPEQVTLQVELDDTAVDGLPAHADEIDLSPAQARTLAEALQSTADRVEAAQRGDSL
- the purM gene encoding phosphoribosylformylglycinamidine cyclo-ligase, translating into MTEGEDDDARDGDELTYADAGVDIDASEAATAALIGAVGEAEGDYAGLLDIGDRYLALATDGVGTKLLVAEALGDYSTVGIDCIAMNVNDLVAAGVRPVAFVDYLAVDEPDEQFAEQVGDGLARGAELADMELVGGETAVMPDVISGLDLAGTCAGLAAKGAVFDGAAKPGDALVGWRSSGIHSNGLTLAREAATRDHAYTDPCLFDGYETVGEALLEPTRIYTDLLDPMRDHGVNGAAHVTGGGWTNLTRLGANRYVVDDAFDPQPVFEFVQAEGSVSDEEMHRTFNMGTGFVAALDPEAAESLAAETDGRVIGHVEEGDEGSVAIRGLDL